In one window of Opitutus sp. GAS368 DNA:
- a CDS encoding efflux RND transporter periplasmic adaptor subunit, which translates to MTTHPVRLVPIVAILLLAACAKAPDLADIAAPTVAGDRVTFPANAPQRSTLTVAAVEPQAREVHHVTGRLTWDEDATVRIYTPVAGRVVSVDAALGDRLAAGAPLARLDSPDFGQAQADAHKAAADLLLAERTLTRTKDLFEHGAAPRKDLEAAENAQAGAQSEQQRALARLAQYGAPAEGPVDGLFTLRTPLAGVVVEKNLNPGQEVRADMQLANAPQLFVPQFVISEPRRLWVLLDITEMDMNLLQPGQALRIRTRAFPGRTFDGRLESVGPSLDPATRTVRARGAVDNPGLLLKAEMYVDVEIDAPDTGGAAVAIANTAVFTKEGKHYMFVETAPGSFERREVEPGPESGGRILVLRGLKADDRVLIEGGLLLEALLEAGGKS; encoded by the coding sequence ATGACCACCCATCCTGTCCGTCTTGTTCCGATCGTCGCGATTCTCCTGCTGGCCGCCTGCGCCAAGGCGCCGGACCTGGCGGACATCGCCGCTCCCACCGTCGCGGGCGATCGCGTGACGTTCCCGGCCAACGCCCCGCAACGCTCCACGCTCACGGTCGCCGCCGTGGAACCGCAGGCCCGGGAAGTCCACCATGTGACCGGCCGGCTGACCTGGGACGAGGATGCCACGGTCCGGATCTACACGCCGGTGGCGGGCCGGGTGGTGTCGGTCGACGCCGCCCTCGGCGACCGGCTGGCCGCGGGCGCACCGCTCGCCCGGCTCGATTCGCCCGATTTCGGCCAGGCGCAGGCCGACGCGCACAAGGCCGCGGCCGACCTGCTGCTGGCCGAGCGCACCCTCACGCGCACCAAGGATTTGTTCGAACACGGCGCCGCGCCGCGCAAGGATCTCGAGGCGGCGGAAAACGCCCAGGCCGGGGCGCAATCGGAGCAGCAGCGCGCCCTGGCACGGCTCGCCCAATACGGCGCCCCGGCCGAGGGTCCGGTGGACGGGCTGTTCACCCTGCGCACGCCGCTGGCCGGCGTGGTGGTCGAGAAAAACCTCAATCCCGGCCAGGAGGTCCGGGCCGACATGCAGCTGGCCAACGCGCCCCAGCTGTTTGTCCCCCAGTTTGTGATCTCCGAACCGCGCCGGCTCTGGGTGCTGCTGGACATCACGGAAATGGACATGAACCTGCTGCAACCCGGCCAGGCGCTGCGCATTCGCACCCGGGCGTTTCCCGGGCGCACGTTCGACGGCCGCCTCGAAAGCGTCGGCCCGTCGCTCGACCCGGCCACCCGCACCGTCCGGGCCCGCGGCGCGGTGGACAACCCCGGGCTGCTGCTCAAGGCCGAGATGTATGTCGACGTCGAGATCGACGCTCCGGACACGGGCGGCGCGGCCGTCGCGATCGCCAACACCGCGGTCTTCACGAAGGAAGGGAAGCATTACATGTTCGTCGAGACGGCGCCCGGCAGTTTCGAGCGGCGCGAGGTCGAGCCCGGTCCCGAGTCGGGCGGACGCATCCTCGTGCTGCGCGGGCTGAAGGCGGATGACCGGGTGCTGATCGAGGGCGGCCTGTTGCTCGAGGCGCTGCTCGAAGCCGGAGGCAAGTCGTGA